In Candidatus Rokuibacteriota bacterium, one genomic interval encodes:
- a CDS encoding helix-turn-helix domain-containing protein, whose protein sequence is MKADVLRKEFDRCGPLNKLVLHYLHTLIVGLSQSGACNRFHTIRQRFCRWVLTSQDRARSSEIQSTQEFLSQMLGVNRGSASQAASALQRAGLISYRRGRITILDRAGLAAAACECYRIVKGEFDRPFRA, encoded by the coding sequence ATGAAGGCCGATGTGCTGCGAAAAGAGTTTGATCGATGCGGGCCCCTTAATAAGTTAGTGTTGCACTACCTGCATACCTTGATAGTGGGTTTGTCGCAGTCGGGCGCCTGCAACCGGTTTCACACCATACGGCAACGCTTCTGTCGCTGGGTGCTGACGTCCCAGGATCGCGCGCGATCCAGCGAGATCCAGTCCACTCAGGAATTCCTGTCGCAGATGCTGGGAGTAAATCGCGGCAGCGCCAGTCAAGCGGCCAGCGCCTTGCAAAGGGCAGGGCTGATCAGCTACCGGCGTGGCCGGATCACCATCCTCGATCGCGCGGGTTTGGCAGCGGCAGCCTGTGAGTGCTACCGCATTGTTAAAGGCGAGTTCGATCGCCCCTTTCGCGCCTAG
- the pgl gene encoding 6-phosphogluconolactonase, with product MKVLADADAVAREAASIIAADARAAVAARGRFIVAVSGGHTPWRMLRALAGEDLPWKGVHVVQVDERVAPAGDPDRNLTHLRGSLLERAPLPAEHIHAMPVESSDLEAAAAQYARTLQEIAGSPPVLDLAHLGLGPDGHTASLVPGDPVLMVAGEDVALTEVYQGRRRMTLTYPMLNRSRRILWVVTGSEKVGMLARLRVGDRSIPAGRVRRDQALVLADRAAAGP from the coding sequence ATGAAGGTGCTCGCGGACGCGGATGCGGTCGCGCGGGAGGCCGCCTCGATCATCGCCGCGGACGCTCGGGCCGCCGTCGCCGCGCGCGGCCGATTCATCGTGGCCGTCAGCGGCGGCCACACCCCGTGGCGGATGCTGCGCGCCCTGGCCGGCGAAGACCTGCCGTGGAAGGGCGTGCATGTGGTGCAGGTGGACGAGCGCGTGGCCCCCGCCGGAGACCCTGACCGCAACCTCACTCACCTGCGCGGGAGCCTGCTCGAGCGTGCCCCGCTGCCTGCAGAGCACATCCATGCCATGCCGGTGGAATCGTCCGACCTCGAGGCCGCGGCCGCGCAGTACGCTCGGACCCTCCAGGAGATCGCGGGCTCGCCGCCGGTGCTCGACCTCGCGCATCTGGGACTGGGGCCCGACGGCCACACCGCCTCCCTGGTCCCCGGAGACCCGGTTCTCATGGTCGCCGGGGAAGACGTCGCGCTGACCGAGGTGTATCAGGGGCGGCGCCGGATGACGCTGACGTATCCCATGCTGAACCGGTCCCGCCGCATCCTGTGGGTGGTGACCGGGAGCGAGAAGGTTGGTATGCTTGCGCGCCTGCGCGTCGGCGACCGGTCGATTCCGGCCGGCCGGGTGCGCCGGGACCAGGCCCTGGTGCTCGCCGACCGCGCGGCGGCAGGGCCCTGA
- a CDS encoding RpiB/LacA/LacB family sugar-phosphate isomerase — MRVGIATDHGGFGLKEEIVARLRAAGHEVVDFGAHGLNSGDDYPDFVIPLARAVAAGTVERGVAICGSGVGAAVCANKVPGVRAGLIQDHFSARQGVEDDHMNVLCMGGRVVGPEVAWDLVQTFLAAEFSQAERHLRRLGKVAALEAAHRK; from the coding sequence ATGCGAGTGGGGATCGCCACCGATCACGGCGGATTCGGCCTGAAGGAGGAGATCGTCGCCCGGCTCCGCGCGGCGGGGCACGAGGTCGTCGATTTCGGCGCCCATGGCTTGAATTCCGGCGACGACTATCCCGACTTCGTCATCCCGCTCGCCCGGGCCGTGGCGGCGGGGACGGTGGAGCGCGGCGTGGCGATCTGCGGCAGCGGCGTCGGCGCGGCCGTCTGCGCCAACAAGGTTCCGGGTGTTCGCGCAGGGCTGATCCAGGACCACTTCTCGGCCCGCCAGGGCGTCGAGGACGATCACATGAACGTCCTCTGCATGGGTGGGCGGGTCGTGGGGCCGGAGGTCGCCTGGGACCTCGTCCAGACGTTCCTCGCGGCCGAGTTCAGCCAGGCCGAGCGGCACCTGCGCCGCCTGGGCAAGGTGGCTGCCCTCGAAGCAGCGCACAGGAAATAG
- a CDS encoding DUF1778 domain-containing protein — translation MPGTRMKERQPRDVTINLRANQRQRALIDRAAETLGKNRSDFTLEAVCREADAVLLDRRFFVVDEKAYRSFTAALDKPPAESPKLLRLLRSKAPWKR, via the coding sequence ATGCCTGGCACAAGGATGAAAGAACGTCAGCCCCGCGACGTGACGATCAACCTGCGCGCCAATCAAAGGCAACGCGCGCTGATCGACCGCGCGGCGGAGACACTCGGCAAGAATCGCTCGGATTTCACGCTCGAAGCCGTGTGCCGCGAAGCGGACGCGGTGCTCCTCGATCGGCGCTTCTTCGTTGTGGATGAGAAGGCGTACCGGAGCTTTACCGCGGCGCTCGACAAACCTCCCGCGGAGAGTCCCAAGCTGCTCCGTTTGCTGAGATCCAAAGCGCCCTGGAAGCGATGA
- a CDS encoding ATP-binding protein → MSRRAKVVPEERLQFETLLSELSAGLIHLAAADVDAAIERGLQRVVTFLGVDRGQLDEYVGSEPVVRIVWARPGLEDMPRLMDDDQFPWTAETLRRGQVVRFSRIDELPAAAALDRANLQRAGTRSKICLPLRSSGPMLGVLSFGAIRAERAWPDDLVERLRLLSEAFSNALERKRMELSLAERLRFERLLSSLSAAFSHLSAADFDREVQRGLRQVVDFLGVDRGSLIEFSRDGITARSWAIEEWMDVGEFPWMTARLRRGDVVRFAQLEELPDEAAVDRRSYLSNRVKPQVAVPLLVGGIVVGGLVFGTVGAERARSDELIEQLHLLGEVFANALSRKQGELEAQRLRQDLTHIGRVSALGELTASLAHELNQPLTAILNNAQTAQRLLAAAAAPNLEEVREILHDIVTDDRRATEVIGRLRALVKKGDPEFVPLDLNELIREVARLMRSDAIRRGMSLSLELAADLPTVRGDRVQLQQVVLNLVLNGLDAMHEPGAGERTLVIRTARDGADAVAVSVQDAGIGIDEKNVDQLFHALFTTKTEGLGMGLAIARTIVAAHGGRLSAANNGTAGATFQFSLPVSREGAR, encoded by the coding sequence ATGAGCCGACGGGCGAAGGTCGTGCCGGAGGAGCGCTTGCAGTTCGAGACGCTCCTTTCAGAGCTCTCGGCAGGGTTGATCCACCTCGCGGCCGCCGACGTCGACGCGGCGATCGAGCGCGGGCTTCAGCGGGTCGTCACGTTCCTGGGGGTGGATCGAGGCCAACTCGACGAATACGTCGGAAGCGAGCCGGTCGTCCGTATCGTCTGGGCGCGTCCGGGCCTCGAGGACATGCCGCGCCTCATGGACGACGACCAGTTCCCCTGGACGGCGGAGACCCTGCGGCGCGGACAGGTCGTCCGTTTTTCCCGGATCGACGAGCTTCCGGCGGCGGCGGCGCTCGATCGGGCCAACCTTCAGCGCGCGGGCACGCGCTCGAAGATCTGCCTCCCTCTGCGCTCCAGCGGTCCCATGCTCGGCGTACTCTCCTTCGGCGCCATTCGTGCCGAACGCGCCTGGCCGGATGATCTGGTGGAGCGGCTCCGCCTCCTGAGCGAGGCCTTCTCCAACGCGCTGGAGCGGAAGCGGATGGAACTCTCGCTCGCGGAGCGCCTGCGCTTCGAGAGGCTGCTGTCCTCCCTGTCCGCGGCGTTCAGCCACCTGTCGGCTGCCGATTTCGATCGGGAGGTCCAGCGCGGGCTTCGCCAGGTCGTCGACTTCCTGGGCGTCGATCGCGGCAGCTTGATCGAGTTCTCCCGGGACGGCATCACTGCGCGTTCGTGGGCGATCGAGGAATGGATGGACGTGGGCGAGTTCCCGTGGATGACGGCCCGACTGCGAAGGGGCGACGTCGTCCGCTTTGCGCAGCTCGAAGAGCTTCCGGACGAGGCGGCCGTGGACCGGCGGAGCTACCTCAGCAACCGCGTCAAGCCCCAGGTCGCGGTGCCTCTGCTGGTGGGCGGCATCGTCGTGGGAGGGCTCGTGTTCGGCACCGTCGGCGCCGAGCGCGCGAGGTCGGACGAGCTGATCGAGCAGCTGCACCTCCTCGGAGAAGTCTTTGCCAACGCATTGTCACGTAAGCAGGGGGAGCTCGAGGCGCAGCGGCTCCGCCAGGACCTGACGCACATCGGCCGGGTGTCGGCCCTCGGCGAGCTCACCGCGTCGCTGGCCCACGAGCTGAACCAGCCGCTGACCGCGATCCTCAACAACGCGCAGACGGCCCAACGCCTGCTCGCCGCCGCCGCCGCCCCGAATCTCGAAGAGGTGCGCGAGATCCTGCACGACATCGTGACGGACGACAGGCGGGCCACCGAGGTGATCGGCCGGCTGCGTGCCCTGGTCAAGAAGGGCGACCCCGAATTCGTACCCCTCGACCTCAACGAGCTCATCAGAGAAGTGGCGAGGCTGATGCGGAGCGACGCGATCAGGCGTGGCATGTCGCTGAGCCTCGAGCTCGCCGCCGATTTGCCGACCGTGCGAGGCGACCGGGTCCAGCTGCAGCAGGTGGTGCTGAACCTGGTGCTCAACGGCCTGGACGCCATGCACGAGCCCGGCGCGGGTGAACGGACCCTCGTCATTCGGACGGCCAGGGACGGCGCGGACGCCGTCGCGGTCTCGGTGCAGGACGCGGGGATCGGGATCGACGAGAAGAACGTGGACCAGCTGTTCCACGCGCTCTTCACGACCAAGACCGAGGGGCTTGGCATGGGCCTGGCCATCGCGCGCACCATCGTCGCCGCGCACGGGGGCCGGCTGAGCGCTGCGAACAACGGGACCGCCGGGGCCACGTTCCAGTTCAGCTTGCCGGTGAGCCGCGAGGGCGCGCGATGA
- a CDS encoding glycine/sarcosine/betaine reductase selenoprotein B family protein, which translates to MSGPLRVVHYVNQFFGGIGGEDQAHVGVTVRAGAVGPGRVLETALGDGARVEATIICGDNFAHERAEDVAPAVAARTGNRKQDLVSPVNPRVSGLWAARGAAR; encoded by the coding sequence ATGAGCGGTCCGCTTCGCGTCGTGCACTACGTGAACCAGTTCTTCGGTGGCATCGGCGGCGAGGACCAGGCGCACGTCGGCGTGACGGTGAGGGCCGGCGCGGTGGGCCCGGGCCGCGTCCTCGAGACGGCGCTGGGGGACGGCGCGCGCGTCGAGGCCACCATCATCTGTGGCGACAACTTCGCCCACGAGCGCGCGGAGGACGTCGCGCCCGCTGTTGCGGCGCGCACAGGAAATAGAAAGCAGGATCTGGTCTCCCCGGTCAACCCTCGGGTGAGCGGGCTGTGGGCAGCGCGAGGGGCAGCGCGCTGA